From one Solanum stenotomum isolate F172 chromosome 12, ASM1918654v1, whole genome shotgun sequence genomic stretch:
- the LOC125846871 gene encoding probable amino-acid acetyltransferase NAGS1, chloroplastic gives MAALCGNSIWTPQARNCFQRGITSSNSLKFLPFQVNRCKRLWSRSLKCRVLGETDDVGFEVSSAIKDDLFVGFFREAWPYFLAHRGSTFVVLISAEIVDSPHLDHLLMDISLLHGLGIKFVLVPGTHVQIDRLLTERGSEAKYVGRYRITDPDSLEAAMDTSGRIRLMIEAKLSPGPSLTGVRRHGDNSRWHDSVGVASGNFLSAKKRGVVEGIDYASTGEVKKVDVSRIRERLDQDSIVLLSNLGYSSSGEVLNCNTYEVATACALALGAEKLICIIDGPILDESSRLIRFLTLQDADMLVRRRAEQSETAANYVKAVSQEDFNRLGYHGSNGSLPSQNGDVYSQRYNPTFQNGIGFDNGNGLWSSEQGFAIGGQEKLSRSNGYLSELAAAAFVCRGGVQRVHLLDGTIGGVLLKELFQRDGVGTMVASDLYEGARMARVSDVPGIKQLLQPLEESGTLIRRTEEELVKALHSFIIVEREGHIIACAALFPYFKEKCGEVAAIAVSPDCRGQGQGDKLLDYIEKKASSLGLQMLFLLTTRTADWFVRRGFSECSIDHIPEERRKKINLARRSKYYMKKLLPDKSGIRIDCTFA, from the exons ATGGCTGCTTTGTGTGGCAATAGTATTTGGACTCCTCAAGCTCGAAATTGTTTCCAGCGGGGAATAACTAGTTCTAATTCGTTAAAGTTTTTACCTTTTCAAGTTAATCGTTGTAAGAGATTGTGGAGTAGGTCATTGAAGTGCAGGGTTTTGGGGGAAACGGACGATGTGGGTTTTGAAGTGAGTAGTGCCATAAAAGACGATCTATTTGTTGGGTTTTTCAGAGAAGCATGGCCGTATTTTCTTGCACATCGAGGAAGCACGTTTGTTGTTTTAATCTCAGCTGAAATTGTTGATAGCCCTCATTTGGATCATCTTCTCATG GATATCTCCCTCCTTCATGGTCTGGGAATTAAATTTGTTCTTGTACCAGGAACTCATGTTCAGATTGACCGGCTTCTGACTGAAAGGG GAAGTGAGGCCAAGTATGTAGGCCGCTACAGAATTACAGACCCTGATTCACTCGAGGCAGCTATGGATACATCTGGAAGAATTCGTCTCATGATAGAGGCGAAGTTGTCACCTGGCCCTTCATTGACTGGTGTCCGCCGACATGGAGATAATAGTCGCTGGCATGATAGTGTTGGTGTTGCCAGTGGTAATTTTCTATCAGCGAAG AAAAGAGGAGTTGTTGAAGGAATTGATTATGCTTCAACTGGTGAAGTAAAGAAGGTAGATGTTTCTCGAATTCGCGAGAGGCTTGATCAGGATTCCATAGTGCTATTGAGCAATCTTGGTTATTCCAGCTCTGGAGAAGTATTAAACTGCAA CACATATGAGGTTGCAACAGCTTGTGCCTTGGCTCTAGGAGCAGAAAAACTAATTTGTATCATAGACGGCCCAATTCTTGATGAGTCTAGCCGTCTCATTCGTTTCTTAACTCTTCAAGATGCTGATATGCTGGTCCGCAGACGAGCTGAGCAAAGTGAGACTGCTGCTAATTATGTAAAAGCTGTTAGTCAGGAGGACTTCAATCGTTTAGGTTACCATGGTTCCAATGGATCGCTCCCTTCCCAAAATGGCGATGTTTATAGCCAAAGATACAATCCCACATTTCAGAATGGCATTGGTTTTGACAATGGAAATGGGCTTTGGTCTAGTGAACAAGGTTTTGCAATTGGAGGACAAGAGAAACTAAGCCGATCAAATGGTTACCTCTCAGAATTAGCTGCTGCTGCTTTTGTTTGCCGA GGAGGTGTTCAAAGAGTGCACCTGCTGGATGGCACTATTGGTGGAGTTTTACTAAAGGAATTGTTCCAAAGAGATGGAGTTGGGACAATGGTTGCTAG CGATCTTTATGAAGGAGCACGGATGGCCAGGGTGTCAGATGTTCCTGGAATAAAGCAGTTGTTACAACCGCTAGAAGAGTCTGGAACATTGATCAGAAGGACTGAGGAAGAG CTGGTGAAAGCACTGCACTCATTCATTATTGTGGAGAGAGAGGGCCATATTATAGCATGTGCAGCTCTCTTTCCTTACTTCAAAGAAAAATGTGGGGAGGTTGCTGCTATTGCTGTTTCTCCTGATTGTCGTGGCCAAGGACAGGGAGACAAGTTACTCG ATTATATTGAAAAGAAAGCATCTTCCCTTGGATTGCAAATGCTCTTCCTACTAACAACTCGCACAGCTGATTG GTTTGTGAGGCGTGGCTTTTCCGAATGTTCCATTGATCATATACCAgaggaaagaaggaaaaagatcaATCTTGCCCGTAGATCAAAGTATTACATGAAGAAGCTGCTACCCGATAAAAGTGGTATACGTATCGATTGCACCTTCGCATAG